A single window of Streptococcus cristatus ATCC 51100 DNA harbors:
- a CDS encoding family 20 glycosylhydrolase has protein sequence MATFVGLSSKQEKALARLEKYLNLGEIEVSLVPSSAVSIKVEGRQGCYQVSYHKPHQLYRALALLSAALKEGQDEVEIEEEVAYEDLAYMADCSRNAVLNLSSAKKMIEVLALMGYSTFELYMEDTYEIEDQPYFGYFRGRYTVAELQEIEAYAADFDMAFVPCIQTLAHLSAFVKWGVKEVQELRDVEDILLIGEEKVYELIEGMFKTMSQLRTRKINIGMDEAHLVGLGRYLIQHGFQNRSLLMCQHLERVLNIADKYGFHCQMWSDMFFKLMSADGQYDRDVEIPEETRVYLDRLKDRVTLVYWDYYQDSEEKYNRNFQNHHKISQDIAFAGGAWKWIGFTPHNHFSRLVALEANKACRQNHVKEVIVTGWGDNGGETSQFSILPALQIWAELAYRNDLDKLAEHFLVSTGLAFDDFMKVDLANLLPGLPENLSGINPNRYILYQDILCPLLERHIRPEEDKQHFEAAAQSLQEVSRKAGEYSYLFETQAQLNALLALKIAVTSGIQEAYGAGDKERLAELAEKDLPLLYQKVEDFAEQFSRQWQLENKIFGLDTIDIRFGGLLKRIKRAQERLQQYTTGQLDSVEELEQEILPFNDFYGDKNFAATTANQWHTIATASTIYTT, from the coding sequence ATGGCCACATTTGTAGGATTATCAAGCAAGCAAGAAAAGGCTCTTGCTCGCTTAGAAAAATATTTGAACTTGGGGGAGATTGAAGTCAGTCTTGTTCCTAGCTCAGCCGTCTCAATCAAGGTGGAAGGCCGTCAGGGATGTTATCAAGTCAGCTATCATAAGCCTCATCAGCTCTATCGAGCTTTAGCCCTCTTATCTGCTGCCCTTAAAGAAGGGCAGGATGAGGTGGAGATTGAGGAAGAGGTGGCCTATGAGGATTTGGCCTATATGGCTGACTGTTCCCGCAATGCCGTCTTGAACCTAAGCTCAGCTAAGAAGATGATTGAGGTCTTGGCCTTGATGGGGTATTCTACCTTTGAACTCTACATGGAAGATACCTATGAGATAGAAGACCAGCCCTATTTTGGCTATTTCAGAGGCCGGTACACTGTTGCAGAATTGCAAGAGATTGAGGCTTATGCCGCAGATTTCGATATGGCCTTCGTGCCTTGCATTCAGACCTTGGCGCACCTATCAGCTTTTGTCAAATGGGGTGTCAAGGAAGTGCAGGAACTTCGAGATGTGGAGGATATCTTACTGATCGGAGAAGAAAAGGTCTACGAGCTTATCGAAGGCATGTTTAAGACAATGTCCCAGCTTCGTACACGTAAGATAAATATCGGGATGGACGAAGCCCACTTGGTTGGCCTCGGACGTTATTTGATTCAGCATGGGTTCCAAAACCGTAGCCTCCTCATGTGCCAACACCTTGAGCGTGTACTAAATATCGCAGATAAGTACGGTTTCCATTGTCAGATGTGGAGCGATATGTTCTTCAAGCTCATGTCAGCAGATGGCCAGTACGACCGTGATGTGGAAATCCCAGAGGAAACCCGCGTATATTTGGATCGACTCAAAGACCGTGTGACCTTGGTTTACTGGGATTACTATCAAGATAGCGAGGAAAAATACAACCGTAACTTCCAAAATCATCATAAAATCAGTCAGGACATTGCCTTTGCTGGCGGTGCTTGGAAGTGGATTGGCTTTACACCGCACAATCATTTCAGTCGCTTGGTAGCTCTCGAAGCCAATAAAGCCTGCCGCCAAAATCATGTCAAGGAAGTGATTGTGACTGGCTGGGGGGATAATGGAGGAGAAACCTCACAATTCTCAATCCTTCCTGCCCTGCAGATTTGGGCAGAACTAGCCTATCGAAATGATTTAGATAAATTAGCCGAGCATTTCTTGGTGAGCACAGGCCTTGCCTTTGATGATTTTATGAAGGTAGACTTGGCCAATCTATTGCCAGGCTTGCCAGAAAACCTCAGCGGTATCAATCCAAATCGTTATATTCTCTATCAGGATATTCTCTGTCCTTTGCTGGAACGCCATATCCGACCTGAAGAAGACAAGCAGCATTTTGAAGCTGCCGCTCAGTCCTTGCAAGAAGTCAGCCGCAAAGCTGGTGAATATAGCTATCTCTTTGAGACTCAGGCTCAGTTGAATGCGCTCTTGGCCTTGAAAATTGCCGTCACATCTGGCATTCAAGAAGCCTATGGCGCAGGAGACAAGGAGCGCTTGGCAGAACTAGCTGAAAAAGACTTGCCTTTGCTCTATCAAAAAGTGGAAGACTTTGCCGAGCAATTCAGTCGCCAATGGCAGCTAGAAAACAAGATTTTCGGTTTAGATACTATTGATATCCGCTTTGGAGGCTTGCTCAAGCGGATCAAACGGGCGCAGGAACGCCTACAGCAATACACGACTGGTCAGCTTGATTCTGTAGAAGAATTAGAGCAAGAAATCTTGCCTTTCAATGACTTTTATGGAGACAAGAACTTTGCAGCCACAACAGCCAACCAATGGCATACTATCGCCACAGCGTCAACGATTTACACAACGTAA
- a CDS encoding glycoside hydrolase family 125 protein, which translates to MVYSKEIVGKWLESIAQLAQDHPTWVSVFERCYTDTLDNTVEILEDGSTFVLTGDIPAMWLRDSTAQLKPYLFVAKQDPKIRQTIAGLVKRQMTLILKDPYANAFNIADNWKGHHETDHTDLSGWIWERKYEVDSLCYPLQLAYLLWKETGETSHLDATFIAGVREILRVWTIEQEHNQSSYRFVRDTDRKEDTLVNDGKGPDFAVTGMTWSAFRPSDDACIYSYLVPSNMFATVVLGYVAEIFEKLNLEGAEEIVPHAQRLQKEIKEGIENHAYTQNAKGEKIYAFEVDGLGNASIMDDPNVPSLLAAPYLGFCSIDDEVYQATRRTILGPENPYYYEGKYAAGLGSSHTFYRYIWPIALAIQGLTTHDKEEKRRILDLLVACDGGTGVMHESFHVDDPTKYSREWFSWANMMFCELVLDYYDLKIEV; encoded by the coding sequence ATGGTTTATTCTAAAGAAATTGTTGGGAAATGGTTGGAGTCTATTGCCCAGTTAGCCCAGGATCATCCGACTTGGGTCTCTGTTTTTGAGCGTTGCTATACGGATACCTTGGACAACACGGTCGAAATATTGGAAGATGGGTCTACTTTTGTCTTGACAGGCGATATTCCAGCCATGTGGCTACGGGATTCGACTGCTCAGCTCAAGCCCTACCTCTTTGTGGCCAAGCAAGATCCAAAAATCCGTCAAACGATTGCTGGCTTGGTCAAACGTCAGATGACGCTGATTCTCAAAGATCCTTATGCTAATGCCTTTAATATCGCTGACAACTGGAAAGGTCACCATGAAACAGACCACACAGACTTGTCTGGTTGGATTTGGGAACGCAAGTACGAAGTGGATTCTCTCTGCTATCCTCTGCAACTGGCTTATCTCTTGTGGAAAGAAACTGGGGAAACGAGTCATCTAGACGCTACCTTTATTGCTGGAGTTAGAGAAATTCTACGAGTTTGGACGATCGAGCAGGAGCACAACCAGTCTTCTTATCGCTTTGTCCGTGATACGGATCGCAAGGAAGATACCTTGGTCAATGATGGGAAAGGCCCTGACTTTGCAGTGACAGGCATGACTTGGTCGGCCTTCCGTCCAAGTGATGATGCTTGTATATACAGCTATCTGGTACCGTCCAATATGTTTGCAACAGTTGTCTTGGGCTATGTGGCAGAAATTTTTGAAAAATTGAACTTAGAGGGTGCTGAGGAGATCGTTCCGCATGCGCAGCGCCTGCAAAAGGAAATCAAGGAAGGAATTGAAAACCACGCCTACACCCAAAATGCTAAAGGTGAAAAGATTTACGCTTTTGAGGTAGACGGTTTGGGAAATGCCAGCATTATGGACGATCCGAATGTACCAAGCCTTTTGGCAGCGCCTTATCTAGGCTTTTGCTCAATTGACGACGAAGTCTACCAAGCGACACGCCGCACCATTCTAGGCCCAGAAAATCCTTACTATTATGAGGGTAAATATGCTGCGGGACTTGGTAGCTCACATACCTTCTACCGCTATATCTGGCCGATTGCCCTAGCCATTCAAGGATTAACCACGCACGATAAGGAAGAAAAACGTCGGATTCTGGACTTGCTCGTAGCCTGCGATGGTGGCACAGGTGTCATGCACGAAAGCTTCCATGTGGACGACCCGACTAAGTATTCTCGTGAATGGTTCAGCTGGGCCAACATGATGTTCTGCGAACTGGTATTAGATTATTATGATTTAAAAATTGAGGTATAG
- a CDS encoding carbohydrate ABC transporter permease, translating into MKSPKIQKEKVDNVGIHSFSKKADFFFNILIAIFSLSCVLPFFFVIIISLTDESSLVHNGFAFWPSQFSLAGYEFLFGLKDQLLQSLFVTVVITVIGTSLNVFFTTTYAYAISRRSFKFKRFFTLFAMASMLFQAGMIPTYIVMTNLLGLGDTVWALILPLLLSPFNIILMRTFFKRTIPEAIIESAKIDGASETRIFFQICLPLSLPGIATITLFTALAYWNDWFNALLYIRSDNLVPLQYLLMKIQQNMDYLSKSAGASAQLAGLTGSLPKESGRMAMVVIATLPIACVYPFFQRYFVKGLTIGGVKE; encoded by the coding sequence ATGAAATCCCCAAAAATTCAAAAAGAAAAAGTCGATAATGTGGGAATTCACTCCTTTAGCAAAAAAGCCGATTTTTTCTTTAACATCTTGATTGCCATCTTCTCGCTTTCCTGTGTGCTACCTTTCTTCTTTGTCATTATTATCTCTCTGACGGATGAAAGCAGTTTGGTTCATAATGGTTTTGCCTTTTGGCCGTCACAGTTTAGTCTAGCGGGCTATGAATTCTTATTTGGCTTGAAAGATCAGCTCTTGCAGTCACTCTTTGTGACAGTAGTGATTACGGTAATAGGTACTAGTTTGAATGTTTTCTTCACAACAACTTATGCCTACGCTATCTCACGTCGCAGCTTTAAATTTAAACGCTTCTTTACCTTGTTTGCAATGGCAAGTATGCTCTTCCAAGCAGGGATGATTCCAACTTACATCGTTATGACCAACTTGCTTGGTTTAGGAGATACAGTGTGGGCTTTGATTTTGCCGCTACTGCTTAGTCCTTTCAATATCATTCTGATGAGAACTTTCTTCAAGAGAACGATCCCAGAAGCGATTATTGAATCCGCTAAGATTGATGGTGCCAGCGAGACTCGGATTTTCTTCCAAATTTGCTTGCCACTATCTCTTCCAGGTATCGCTACAATCACACTCTTCACTGCCCTTGCTTATTGGAACGATTGGTTTAACGCGCTGCTCTACATTCGCAGTGACAACTTAGTTCCCCTTCAATATTTGCTGATGAAGATTCAGCAAAATATGGACTACTTGTCTAAGAGTGCGGGAGCGAGTGCTCAGCTTGCAGGCTTGACAGGATCTCTACCTAAAGAGTCTGGTCGTATGGCCATGGTCGTAATTGCAACCTTGCCAATCGCTTGCGTCTATCCATTCTTCCAACGTTACTTTGTTAAGGGATTGACTATCGGAGGCGTCAAAGAATAA
- a CDS encoding ABC transporter permease translates to MNKVIKTLKENFIFLLMVLPGVVWFVLFFYIPVLGNVVAFKNFKLSGEGFIHSLMSSEWVGFNNFKFLFNSKDAYTITRNTILYNGGFIILGLIFSVGIAIIFSELRSKKMVKIYQTTMLFPYFLSWVIISFFVDAFLNPGKGLLNNLLHNPNINFYTVVSFWPAFILFIGIWKGLGYSSILYYASIMGIDPTYYEAATVDGATKWQRIRNITLPSLASLITVLTILAVGNIFRADFGLFYTVPHNSGSLFSVTNVLDTYVYRGLTGTGDIGMASAAGLYQSVVGCILVIVSNLIVRRIDKESALF, encoded by the coding sequence ATGAATAAGGTTATCAAAACACTGAAAGAAAACTTTATTTTCTTGCTCATGGTCTTACCAGGAGTTGTTTGGTTTGTTTTGTTCTTCTATATACCAGTTTTAGGAAACGTCGTTGCATTTAAGAATTTTAAACTAAGTGGTGAAGGATTCATCCATAGCCTTATGAGCAGTGAATGGGTAGGATTCAATAACTTCAAGTTCTTGTTTAATTCCAAGGATGCCTATACGATTACACGAAATACCATTCTTTATAATGGTGGTTTCATCATTTTAGGATTGATTTTCTCTGTCGGAATTGCCATTATCTTTAGCGAACTTCGTTCGAAAAAGATGGTAAAGATTTATCAGACAACCATGTTGTTTCCGTATTTCCTTTCTTGGGTTATCATTAGTTTCTTCGTAGATGCTTTCTTGAACCCTGGCAAGGGCTTGCTGAACAATTTATTGCACAATCCGAATATCAACTTTTACACAGTGGTCTCCTTCTGGCCAGCCTTCATCCTTTTCATTGGTATCTGGAAGGGCTTAGGATACAGTAGTATTTTGTACTATGCAAGTATCATGGGAATTGATCCGACTTACTATGAGGCAGCAACGGTAGACGGTGCTACAAAATGGCAGCGCATCCGGAACATCACATTGCCATCTTTGGCTTCTCTTATCACAGTATTGACCATTCTAGCAGTCGGAAACATCTTCCGCGCGGACTTCGGCTTGTTCTATACTGTTCCGCATAATTCAGGATCACTCTTTAGCGTAACCAATGTCTTGGATACCTATGTCTATCGTGGATTGACCGGTACAGGTGATATCGGGATGGCTTCAGCTGCGGGTCTCTATCAATCAGTTGTGGGCTGTATCCTCGTTATCGTCAGCAATCTGATTGTCCGCAGAATTGATAAAGAATCTGCTCTCTTTTAG
- a CDS encoding GH92 family glycosyl hydrolase → MKTILETIDTRYGTDNSHSFSHGNTLPYTGEPFGMNYFVPQSSHTDSSWFFQPDLPIFQGIRLTHQPSPWIGDFSWLLLTPVTEKISKPDIYHRQSSYRPDESIFQPHYLKVHSNRYQVRTELTPTTYGACFRLTSQLAQHISLILHSEAQTHFRMLDAYTLIGSLKEETNPAKQALTMHVCLRFDQPIQVNHALGEDLVLDFEQGQLQFALATSFISEEQAVTNLPQADFDAVKEQTKQAWESYLHRFDVVEQGKVDRRMFDQTLYRLFLFPQTFYEITPEGKEIHWDFTHQTVQPGKFFTNIGFWDGFRTNFPLLALIAPDTYHDFLEGFLNFYKETGYLPKWLAPDERGMMPGTLIDGVIADGAAKDLIPDLEQELFQAMLDTAEKEDPSKRYGRHGASDYQALGYLPTDYHESVSHTLDYSYSDFCIASLASKLQEKQVAQRYGQQARHYQNLFDSETGYMRAKDRQGQFRADFSPYSWGRDYAECSAIQNTLSVFHDIEGLKELMGGETAFTDYLTRLCQDQPYFDVTGYGYEIHEMSEMANAHFGQLAISNQPSFHIPYLFRYSAKPEYTSLLIKSLREEAFQPDWQAFPGDEDNGSLSAWYIWSVLGLYPTCPGKPHYDLGIPLFNHLRLYLPQSQKWLDIYAHDNYPHYQFVKKADLDGRSRQRISHEDLLASDRLDFYLSWLPNSSSTQS, encoded by the coding sequence ATGAAAACAATACTAGAAACGATTGATACCCGCTATGGAACGGACAATTCCCATAGCTTTTCCCACGGCAATACCCTGCCCTATACAGGGGAACCGTTTGGTATGAACTACTTCGTCCCTCAGAGCAGCCATACAGATAGCTCTTGGTTCTTTCAACCAGACTTGCCCATTTTTCAAGGCATTCGTCTGACCCACCAGCCCAGTCCTTGGATTGGGGATTTCTCTTGGCTCTTGCTCACGCCTGTCACCGAAAAGATCAGCAAGCCTGATATCTATCACCGCCAGTCGTCGTATCGACCAGACGAGAGTATTTTTCAGCCACATTATTTAAAAGTTCACTCCAACCGCTATCAAGTCAGGACGGAACTGACTCCGACTACTTATGGAGCCTGCTTCCGCCTCACAAGCCAGTTGGCCCAGCACATCAGTCTTATCCTGCACAGCGAGGCTCAGACCCATTTCCGTATGCTGGATGCCTACACACTTATAGGCAGTTTGAAAGAAGAAACCAATCCAGCCAAGCAAGCTCTGACCATGCATGTCTGCCTACGCTTTGACCAGCCCATTCAGGTCAATCATGCACTTGGTGAGGACTTGGTGCTAGACTTTGAGCAGGGACAACTGCAATTCGCTCTAGCCACTTCCTTTATCTCGGAAGAGCAAGCTGTGACAAATCTGCCCCAAGCTGACTTTGATGCGGTGAAAGAGCAGACCAAGCAAGCCTGGGAAAGCTATCTCCACCGATTTGATGTTGTGGAGCAGGGAAAAGTTGACCGCCGCATGTTCGACCAGACTCTTTACCGCCTTTTCCTCTTTCCTCAGACCTTTTATGAAATCACTCCTGAAGGAAAAGAAATTCATTGGGACTTTACCCATCAAACTGTCCAGCCTGGTAAATTCTTTACTAATATTGGATTTTGGGATGGTTTTCGCACCAATTTTCCGCTGCTAGCTCTTATCGCACCCGACACCTATCACGACTTTCTAGAAGGATTTCTGAATTTCTACAAAGAAACGGGCTATCTACCCAAGTGGCTGGCTCCCGATGAACGGGGCATGATGCCAGGAACCTTGATTGACGGTGTGATTGCGGATGGCGCTGCGAAAGATCTCATTCCTGACCTAGAACAGGAATTGTTCCAAGCTATGCTAGACACAGCGGAGAAAGAAGATCCTTCCAAACGTTACGGCCGACACGGGGCTAGCGACTACCAAGCCTTGGGCTACCTGCCAACAGATTATCATGAAAGCGTCAGCCACACGCTGGACTATAGCTATAGCGACTTTTGCATTGCCAGCCTAGCCAGCAAACTCCAAGAGAAACAAGTAGCCCAGCGATACGGCCAGCAGGCACGCCATTACCAAAACCTTTTTGACTCAGAAACGGGCTATATGCGAGCCAAAGACCGACAAGGACAATTCCGAGCCGACTTTTCTCCTTACAGCTGGGGGCGAGATTATGCCGAATGCTCTGCTATTCAAAATACGCTCAGCGTCTTCCACGATATCGAAGGCTTGAAAGAGCTCATGGGCGGTGAGACAGCCTTTACCGATTATCTGACTAGGCTCTGTCAGGACCAGCCCTATTTTGATGTCACAGGCTACGGCTACGAAATTCACGAAATGAGCGAGATGGCGAATGCCCACTTTGGCCAGCTAGCCATTTCCAATCAGCCCAGTTTCCATATCCCTTATCTTTTCCGCTATAGTGCCAAGCCAGAATACACTAGCCTCCTAATCAAAAGCTTGAGAGAAGAGGCTTTTCAGCCTGATTGGCAGGCTTTCCCTGGCGACGAAGACAATGGCAGTCTTTCTGCTTGGTATATCTGGAGCGTCTTGGGCCTCTACCCTACTTGCCCTGGCAAGCCTCACTATGACTTAGGTATTCCTCTCTTTAACCATCTGCGCCTCTACCTACCTCAAAGTCAAAAATGGCTTGATATTTACGCCCACGATAACTACCCCCACTACCAGTTTGTGAAAAAGGCAGACTTAGACGGACGAAGCCGGCAGCGAATTTCCCATGAGGACTTACTGGCTTCTGACAGGCTGGATTTCTACCTGTCTTGGTTGCCAAATTCATCTTCTACACAATCATAA
- a CDS encoding ROK family protein → MLIATIDIGGTGIKFAAMSKEGEILEKQDIATPDNLDDFMAWLDSCISKRDYQGIAMSVPGAVDRETGVIDGISAVPYIHGFSWYDKLASYGLPVHLENDANCVGLSELLAHPELENAACVVIGTGIGGAMIINGKLHRGLHSLGGEFGYMTILAPAEKLNNWSQLASTGNMVAYVAEKSGQADWDGRKIYQEAAAGNVLCQEAIERMNRNLAQGLLNIQYLIDPDVISLGGSISQNPDFIQGVRSAIAYYVERYEEYSVAPEILACTYKGEANLYGALVNWLQEEGQWPHL, encoded by the coding sequence ATGCTTATTGCAACAATTGACATAGGCGGTACAGGTATCAAGTTTGCGGCTATGTCCAAAGAAGGAGAGATACTGGAAAAGCAAGACATTGCTACGCCAGACAATTTAGATGACTTTATGGCTTGGCTGGATTCTTGTATTTCCAAGCGGGATTACCAAGGCATTGCCATGAGTGTGCCTGGGGCGGTTGACCGAGAGACAGGAGTCATTGATGGGATTAGCGCTGTTCCTTATATTCACGGTTTTTCCTGGTATGATAAGCTGGCTTCTTATGGTTTGCCAGTCCATCTAGAAAATGATGCCAACTGTGTTGGTTTGAGTGAACTTCTGGCTCATCCCGAGCTGGAAAATGCAGCCTGTGTGGTTATCGGTACTGGGATTGGCGGAGCTATGATTATCAATGGCAAGCTTCATCGTGGTCTCCACAGTTTGGGTGGGGAGTTTGGCTATATGACAATCCTAGCACCTGCTGAAAAACTCAACAACTGGTCGCAACTGGCCTCAACTGGCAACATGGTAGCTTACGTAGCCGAAAAATCAGGGCAGGCAGACTGGGATGGTCGCAAGATTTACCAAGAGGCTGCGGCAGGAAATGTCCTTTGCCAAGAAGCCATCGAGCGGATGAACCGTAATCTTGCACAAGGTTTACTCAATATCCAGTATCTCATAGATCCGGATGTGATAAGTCTGGGTGGCTCTATCAGCCAAAATCCTGATTTTATCCAAGGTGTCCGCTCAGCGATTGCTTATTATGTTGAACGTTATGAAGAGTATTCGGTGGCACCAGAAATTTTAGCGTGTACCTACAAGGGGGAGGCTAATCTTTATGGCGCTTTAGTAAACTGGTTACAGGAGGAAGGCCAATGGCCACATTTGTAG
- a CDS encoding alpha-mannosidase: MENITVHIISHSHWDREWYLPFESHRMQLVELFDNLFDLFENDPDFKSFHLDGQTIVLDDYLEIRPENRDKLQRYIDEGKLKIGPFYILQDDYLISSEANVRNTLIGQQECKKWGKSTQIGYFPDTFGNMGQAPQLLQQSGIHVAAFGRGVKPIGFDNQVLEDEQFTSQYSEMYWQGADGSKVLGILFANWYSNGNEIPVDPVEAKIFWEQKLADVKSYASTNQWLMMNGCDHQPVQRDLSQAIRVANELYPEINFVHSSFDDYMQAVEAALPEEVSTVQGELTSQETDGWYTLANTSSARIYLKQAFQENSNLLEQVVEPLTVITGGHNHKDQLTYAWKTLLQNAPHDSICGCSVDEVHREMEIRFAKVNQVGEFVKGNLLGEWKQKLDSRQSESDLLFTVINTGLHDKVDTVSVDVTFATCDFKEAHPTEAYRRMAELTIPDLIVKDLDGRYVEAKIEDLGANFQYDLPKDRFRQAYIARQLRVTLPIHLAPLAWKTFQLLPGAKEEHEGLYRNGVIDTPFVTISFDEDLTVYDKTTHEAYEDFLRFEDRGDIGNEYIYFQPKNTEPIYAKLAGVKVLENNARYAKVELSHELTLPVSADELLDQEQKGIVEFMTRSAGRSSELTTMILTTELTVFADSPQLRFKTRFTNTAKDHRIRVLFRTHNSSKTNDSDSIYEVVSRNNQPAASWENPENPQHQQAFVSLYDDQKAVTVANKGLNEYEILGDDTIAVTILRATGELGDWGYFPTPEAQCLRDFQVEYTVECHQPQERFAAYRRAKAFQTPLTALQISKQEGSVAATGQALDHPALNLAEICPTALKVAEDESGIVLRYYNMTQEEQEVTTASQTLVNLLEEVLPEKDGILGPQEIRTELLKND, encoded by the coding sequence ATGGAAAATATTACTGTACATATCATTTCTCACAGCCACTGGGATCGCGAATGGTATCTCCCCTTTGAATCCCACCGTATGCAGCTGGTCGAGCTTTTTGACAATCTCTTTGATTTGTTTGAAAATGATCCAGATTTCAAGAGCTTCCACCTAGACGGGCAAACCATTGTCTTGGATGATTATCTGGAAATCCGTCCGGAAAATCGCGATAAACTGCAGCGCTATATTGATGAAGGCAAGCTGAAAATCGGTCCTTTCTATATCTTGCAGGATGATTATTTGATTTCAAGCGAAGCCAATGTCCGCAACACCTTGATCGGTCAGCAGGAGTGCAAGAAATGGGGCAAGTCCACTCAGATTGGTTATTTCCCTGATACTTTTGGAAATATGGGACAAGCGCCTCAGCTCTTGCAGCAATCTGGCATTCATGTAGCAGCTTTCGGCCGAGGAGTGAAGCCAATCGGATTTGACAACCAAGTCTTAGAGGACGAGCAGTTCACTTCTCAGTACTCTGAAATGTACTGGCAAGGTGCTGATGGCAGTAAAGTCCTAGGCATCCTCTTTGCCAACTGGTACAGCAATGGGAATGAAATCCCAGTCGACCCTGTGGAAGCGAAGATTTTTTGGGAGCAAAAATTAGCAGATGTGAAGAGCTATGCCTCTACCAATCAATGGCTGATGATGAATGGCTGCGACCACCAGCCAGTTCAGCGTGACCTCAGCCAAGCCATCCGAGTAGCCAATGAGCTTTATCCAGAAATCAACTTTGTCCACAGTTCTTTTGATGACTATATGCAGGCTGTGGAAGCGGCCCTGCCTGAGGAAGTGTCAACAGTTCAAGGCGAATTGACCAGCCAAGAAACGGATGGTTGGTACACTTTGGCCAATACTTCTTCGGCTCGTATCTATCTGAAGCAGGCTTTCCAAGAAAACAGCAACTTGCTAGAGCAGGTGGTTGAGCCGCTGACTGTTATCACAGGCGGTCACAATCACAAAGACCAGCTGACTTATGCTTGGAAGACCCTCTTGCAAAACGCTCCGCACGATAGTATTTGCGGCTGCAGTGTCGATGAAGTTCACCGCGAAATGGAAATCCGCTTCGCCAAGGTCAATCAAGTGGGCGAATTTGTCAAAGGTAACTTGCTGGGAGAATGGAAGCAAAAGCTGGATAGCCGCCAATCTGAGAGCGACCTGCTCTTCACCGTTATCAATACTGGCCTCCATGACAAGGTAGATACCGTTTCTGTGGATGTGACCTTTGCGACCTGTGATTTCAAGGAAGCTCATCCGACAGAAGCCTATCGGAGAATGGCAGAATTGACAATTCCAGACTTGATTGTGAAGGATTTGGATGGCCGCTATGTTGAAGCTAAAATCGAAGATTTGGGAGCTAATTTCCAATATGATCTTCCAAAAGACCGCTTCCGTCAGGCTTATATCGCTCGTCAGTTGCGCGTGACATTGCCGATTCATCTAGCACCTCTGGCTTGGAAAACATTCCAATTGCTTCCTGGTGCAAAAGAAGAGCATGAAGGGCTCTACCGCAATGGCGTGATTGACACTCCATTTGTGACTATCAGCTTTGATGAAGACTTGACCGTCTACGATAAGACGACCCATGAAGCCTATGAAGACTTCCTCCGCTTTGAAGATCGGGGCGATATTGGAAATGAATATATCTATTTCCAGCCAAAAAATACAGAGCCGATCTATGCCAAACTGGCTGGCGTTAAGGTGTTGGAAAACAATGCCCGCTATGCCAAGGTGGAATTAAGCCATGAATTGACCTTGCCAGTAAGCGCAGACGAACTACTGGATCAGGAGCAAAAGGGCATCGTTGAGTTTATGACGCGCTCAGCAGGCCGTTCGTCAGAATTGACAACTATGATCTTGACAACTGAGTTGACAGTCTTTGCGGATAGTCCACAATTGCGCTTTAAGACTCGCTTTACCAATACTGCTAAGGATCACCGCATCCGTGTTCTCTTCAGAACTCACAACAGCAGTAAAACCAATGATTCAGACAGCATTTACGAAGTAGTTAGCCGTAACAACCAACCGGCTGCCTCATGGGAAAATCCAGAAAATCCACAGCACCAACAAGCCTTCGTTAGCCTTTATGATGACCAAAAAGCAGTCACAGTAGCCAATAAAGGTCTAAATGAATACGAGATTTTAGGTGATGACACGATTGCTGTAACGATTCTGCGGGCAACTGGTGAGCTGGGCGACTGGGGCTACTTCCCAACGCCAGAAGCGCAGTGTCTGCGTGACTTCCAAGTCGAGTACACGGTGGAATGCCACCAACCGCAAGAGCGATTTGCCGCTTACCGTCGGGCCAAAGCCTTCCAAACACCGTTGACAGCTCTGCAAATTTCCAAACAAGAAGGAAGTGTTGCAGCGACTGGACAAGCCTTGGACCACCCTGCTCTGAACTTAGCAGAAATCTGCCCGACAGCCCTTAAAGTGGCGGAAGACGAGTCAGGTATTGTACTTCGCTACTACAATATGACCCAAGAAGAGCAAGAAGTGACAACTGCTTCCCAAACCCTAGTCAACCTTTTGGAAGAAGTGCTTCCAGAAAAGGATGGAATCTTAGGACCACAGGAAATTCGCACAGAGCTTTTGAAAAACGATTAA